Proteins encoded in a region of the Candidatus Woesearchaeota archaeon genome:
- a CDS encoding radical SAM protein codes for MMQIVTTKESVDKSIKYIFSNEEGIKVESIYFTYIGQRKHKPIEINTLCISSQAGCQMDCSFCATGKGGFFANLTAEDMLQQITSINKDLASRNKPEATSYAIMGMGEPLMNFEEICKFYKDVKKTKPYIDPISISTVGITPKIKELADNKEVNFKLFVSIHSPFDEERNKLIPINKKYHLKKLIETCEYYAKQKNERVEMSYMLIKGFNDTKKHAEEFAKLLNPDYFDVQILLFNSIKNSTYQRPSEEDAIQFNEIIKKYGIVSNVQISKGVDVDGGCGQFIQDNKKKSAKKEKPL; via the coding sequence ATGATGCAAATTGTAACAACGAAAGAATCTGTCGATAAAAGTATAAAATACATATTTTCAAACGAAGAAGGAATTAAAGTTGAATCAATATATTTCACATACATAGGTCAGCGAAAACACAAACCAATTGAAATCAATACGCTTTGTATTTCATCTCAAGCAGGATGTCAAATGGATTGTTCATTTTGCGCTACTGGAAAAGGCGGATTTTTTGCGAATTTAACTGCAGAAGACATGCTACAACAAATAACCAGCATAAATAAAGATCTTGCATCAAGAAATAAACCTGAAGCAACATCATATGCAATTATGGGAATGGGAGAACCACTAATGAATTTTGAAGAAATTTGCAAATTCTACAAGGACGTAAAAAAAACAAAACCATACATCGATCCAATATCCATATCCACCGTTGGCATAACACCAAAAATTAAAGAACTAGCAGATAATAAAGAAGTAAATTTTAAACTTTTTGTTTCAATTCACTCTCCTTTTGATGAAGAAAGAAATAAACTAATTCCAATAAATAAAAAATACCATTTAAAAAAACTCATAGAAACCTGCGAGTACTATGCAAAACAAAAAAATGAACGTGTTGAAATGAGTTATATGTTGATTAAAGGATTTAACGATACTAAAAAACATGCAGAAGAATTTGCAAAACTATTAAATCCTGATTACTTCGATGTCCAAATATTGTTATTTAATTCAATTAAAAATAGCACATATCAAAGACCTAGTGAAGAAGACGCAATACAATTCAATGAAATAATAAAAAAATATGGAATCGTTAGCAATGTGCAAATTAGCAAAGGAGTAGATGTTGATGGTGGGTGCGGGCAATTTATCCAAGATAATAAAAAAAAATCCGCCAAAAAAGAGAAACCATTATAA